A window of the Streptomyces sp. JB150 genome harbors these coding sequences:
- a CDS encoding ABC transporter permease: MAVEQPVTAPAGDQTRIHNIGYRSYDGPRLGRAYARRSLYSQSLRGAYGLGRSAKSKVLPMLLFVVMCLPAGILVAVAVATKASELPLDYTRYAILLQAVISLYVASQAPQAVSLDLRFKTVPLYFSRPMETADYVRAKYAALASAMFLLTATPLIVLYAGALLAKLDFAEQTKGFAQGLVSVALLSLLFAGIGLVIAAVTPRRGFGVAAVIAVLTISYGAVSTLQAIAFEQETTEAIGWIGLFSPITLIEGVQSAFLGATSTFPGNTNPTDAQGAVYVLVTLGLIAGCYGLLMRRYRKVGL, translated from the coding sequence ATGGCAGTTGAGCAGCCCGTCACCGCCCCCGCGGGCGACCAGACCCGCATCCACAACATCGGCTACCGCAGCTACGACGGCCCCCGCCTCGGCCGCGCCTACGCCCGCCGTTCCCTGTATTCGCAGTCCCTGCGCGGCGCGTACGGCCTCGGCCGCTCGGCCAAGTCCAAGGTGCTGCCGATGCTGCTGTTCGTGGTGATGTGCCTGCCGGCGGGCATCCTGGTCGCCGTGGCCGTCGCCACCAAGGCCAGCGAACTCCCGCTCGACTACACCCGCTACGCGATCCTCCTCCAGGCCGTGATCAGCCTGTACGTCGCGTCGCAGGCCCCGCAGGCGGTCTCCCTGGACCTGCGCTTCAAGACGGTCCCGCTGTACTTCTCGCGGCCGATGGAGACCGCCGACTACGTCCGCGCCAAGTACGCGGCGCTGGCCTCGGCGATGTTCCTGCTGACCGCCACCCCGCTGATCGTGCTCTACGCCGGCGCGCTGCTCGCCAAGCTGGACTTCGCCGAACAGACCAAGGGATTCGCGCAGGGACTCGTCTCCGTGGCACTGCTCTCGCTGCTCTTCGCCGGGATCGGCCTGGTCATCGCCGCGGTCACGCCGCGCCGGGGCTTCGGCGTCGCGGCCGTGATCGCCGTGCTGACCATCTCCTACGGCGCGGTGTCCACCCTCCAGGCCATCGCCTTCGAACAGGAGACCACCGAGGCCATCGGCTGGATCGGCCTCTTCTCCCCGATCACCCTGATCGAGGGAGTCCAGTCCGCGTTCCTCGGCGCCACGTCGACGTTCCCCGGCAACACCAACCCCACCGACGCCCAGGGCGCCGTCTACGTCCTCGTCACCCTCGGCCTCATCGCCGGCTGCTACGGCCTGCTGATGCGCCGCTACCGGAAGGTCGGCCTGTGA
- a CDS encoding HAMP domain-containing sensor histidine kinase yields MTGRRAPRPRRRPAPERRPRRRRPGQPRTLRTRLVVASVVLIAVVCAVIGTVTTLALRSHLYEQLDGRLKEAAARAAHGFVPPEQDADDTTGPPAGQGDGRDAGQGDGQDTDQGVGPEESHRKIDLTSFVERGPQPIGTIAAEVRDGSITDARVGRKANDGNNVPQLNGESLSASQTAALGSVPRDDKAHAVDVPGLGGYLARYETGPNGSYYVAVPTADVTGTVSTLILVEVSVTAAGLVAASLAGAVIVGVATRPLRRVAATATRVSELPLHSGEVNLDERVPESECDPHTEVGRVGAALNRMLDHVHGALHARQRSETRVRQFVADASHELRTPLASIRGYAELTRRGREAVGPDTRHALGRIESEAARMTLLVEDLLLLARLDAGRPLRCEQTDLVPLVVDTVSDARAAGRDHVWRLGLPDEPALVHADAARLQQVLVNLLANARTHTPPGTTVTARVRREGAWLCVDVNDDGPGIPPELLPHVFERFARGDSARSRATGSTGLGLAIVQAVVSAHGGTVTVDSVPGRTVFTVRLPAPAPAPAPAPPLAPAPPPPPPVPPLPAELRHSQPRHSLTTRARQGS; encoded by the coding sequence GTGACCGGCCGGCGGGCTCCGCGTCCGCGGCGGCGGCCGGCCCCGGAGCGGCGTCCGCGGCGGCGCCGGCCGGGGCAGCCGCGCACCCTGCGGACGCGGCTGGTCGTCGCCTCCGTGGTGCTGATCGCCGTCGTCTGCGCGGTGATCGGCACGGTGACCACCCTCGCCCTGCGCTCCCACCTCTACGAGCAGCTGGACGGCCGGCTCAAGGAGGCCGCCGCCCGCGCCGCGCACGGGTTCGTCCCGCCGGAGCAGGACGCGGACGACACCACCGGCCCGCCCGCCGGACAGGGTGACGGGCGAGACGCAGGCCAGGGCGACGGGCAGGACACAGACCAGGGCGTCGGGCCGGAGGAGAGTCACCGGAAGATCGACCTGACCTCGTTCGTCGAGCGCGGCCCGCAGCCCATCGGCACCATCGCCGCCGAGGTCCGCGACGGCTCCATCACGGACGCCAGGGTCGGCAGGAAGGCCAACGACGGCAACAACGTCCCCCAGCTGAACGGCGAGTCGCTCAGCGCCTCCCAGACCGCCGCGCTCGGCTCGGTGCCCCGCGACGACAAGGCGCACGCCGTGGACGTCCCGGGCCTCGGCGGCTACCTCGCCCGCTACGAGACCGGCCCCAACGGCAGCTACTACGTGGCCGTCCCCACCGCCGACGTCACCGGCACCGTCAGCACCCTGATCCTCGTCGAGGTCAGCGTGACCGCAGCCGGCCTGGTCGCCGCCTCCCTCGCCGGCGCGGTCATCGTCGGTGTCGCCACCCGCCCGCTGCGCCGGGTCGCCGCCACCGCCACCCGGGTCTCCGAACTCCCCCTGCACAGCGGCGAGGTCAACCTCGACGAGCGGGTCCCGGAGTCGGAGTGCGACCCGCACACCGAGGTCGGCCGGGTCGGCGCCGCGCTCAACCGGATGCTGGACCACGTCCACGGCGCCCTGCACGCCCGCCAGCGCAGCGAGACGCGGGTCCGGCAGTTCGTCGCCGACGCCAGCCACGAGCTCAGGACCCCGCTGGCCTCCATCCGCGGCTACGCCGAGCTGACCCGGCGCGGCCGGGAGGCGGTCGGCCCCGACACCCGGCACGCGCTCGGCCGTATCGAGTCCGAGGCGGCGCGGATGACCCTCCTGGTGGAGGATCTGCTGCTGCTCGCGCGCCTCGACGCCGGCCGCCCGCTCCGGTGCGAGCAGACCGACCTCGTCCCGCTCGTCGTGGACACGGTCAGCGACGCGCGCGCCGCGGGCCGGGACCACGTCTGGCGGCTCGGCCTGCCCGACGAGCCCGCGCTCGTCCACGCGGACGCCGCCCGCCTCCAGCAGGTCCTCGTCAACCTGCTGGCCAACGCCCGCACCCACACCCCGCCGGGTACGACGGTCACCGCGCGGGTGCGCCGGGAGGGGGCGTGGCTGTGCGTGGACGTGAACGACGACGGTCCGGGCATCCCGCCCGAGCTGCTGCCGCACGTCTTCGAACGGTTCGCGCGCGGCGACTCGGCGCGCTCCCGCGCCACCGGTTCCACGGGGCTGGGCCTGGCGATCGTGCAGGCCGTGGTGAGCGCCCACGGCGGCACCGTGACCGTGGACAGCGTCCCCGGCAGGACGGTGTTCACCGTACGCCTGCCCGCGCCCGCGCCGGCGCCCGCACCCGCGCCCCCACTCGCGCCCGCACCCCCACCACCCCCACCCGTCCCGCCACTCCCCGCCGAGCTCCGGCACTCACAGCCCCGCCACAGCCTCACCACACGGGCGCGACAGGGGAGTTGA
- a CDS encoding DUF2797 domain-containing protein has product MTRIWKCAGLRWDRGGPVLWWEGGVGSGLEWGKRVAFRVVEGSARRCAGARGNACPVGAVVAGRSVGARCEQCARLERAHSVAADTVADDPRPYRVYLAWFGPGLSKVGITAVERGSARLLEQGAVCFSWLGVGPLMAARRAEELLRAALGVPDRIPYADKRAVRAALPPTEAERAAEPAELHARAVTLDGWPESLEVQPFRPVDHVAAFGLAAAPPAGAEVTELVPGGEVGGKLVAAAGPDLHLDTGGGGGVVVLDTRLMRGWDLVTAAGEEVSVPVRRLRGADEHEQHRLF; this is encoded by the coding sequence ATGACTCGGATCTGGAAGTGCGCGGGGCTGCGGTGGGATCGCGGGGGGCCCGTGTTGTGGTGGGAGGGCGGGGTGGGGAGTGGGCTGGAATGGGGGAAGAGGGTCGCCTTCCGGGTCGTGGAGGGGAGCGCGCGCCGGTGTGCGGGGGCCCGGGGGAACGCGTGTCCGGTGGGGGCCGTGGTCGCGGGGCGGAGTGTCGGGGCCCGGTGTGAGCAGTGCGCGCGGCTGGAGCGGGCGCACTCCGTGGCGGCCGACACGGTCGCGGACGATCCGCGGCCGTACCGGGTCTACCTCGCCTGGTTCGGGCCCGGTCTGAGCAAGGTCGGGATCACGGCCGTCGAGCGGGGGTCCGCGCGGCTGCTGGAGCAGGGCGCGGTCTGTTTCAGCTGGCTGGGGGTGGGTCCCCTCATGGCGGCGCGGCGCGCGGAGGAGCTGCTGCGGGCCGCGCTCGGGGTGCCGGACCGCATTCCGTACGCCGACAAGCGCGCGGTGCGGGCCGCGCTGCCGCCGACGGAGGCCGAGCGCGCGGCGGAGCCGGCCGAGCTGCACGCCCGCGCGGTCACGCTCGACGGCTGGCCGGAGTCACTGGAGGTCCAGCCGTTCCGGCCCGTGGACCACGTGGCCGCGTTCGGGCTCGCCGCCGCCCCGCCCGCCGGCGCCGAGGTGACCGAGCTGGTGCCCGGCGGGGAGGTCGGCGGGAAGCTGGTCGCGGCCGCCGGGCCCGACCTGCACCTGGACACCGGAGGGGGCGGCGGAGTCGTCGTTCTCGACACGCGGCTGATGAGGGGGTGGGACCTCGTGACCGCCGCGGGGGAGGAGGTGTCCGTGCCGGTGCGCAGGCTGCGCGGCGCCGACGAGCACGAGCAGCACCGGCTGTTCTGA
- a CDS encoding SDR family oxidoreductase translates to MTVLRGARERWVRTGGVELCVAELGDPGRPTVVLVHGYPDSKEVWSEVAARLAGRFHVVLYDVRGHGRSTAPRPLRGGFTLEKLTDDFLAVVDAVSPGRPVHLVGHDWGSVQSWEFVTVRRTEGRVASFTSISGPSLDHFGHWIDKRLKRPTPRRVGQLLGQGAKSWYVYLLHTPGLPERAWRGPLGKAWPRLLERFERTPRGAYPTGSLPEDAAHGAWLYRDNVRARLRRPRADAYAHVPVQLVTPLGDVFLSEKLYDELERWVPRLTRRTLNARHWVPRTRPDQLAAWIDDFVTGVEDGRTAPVAGSGRHAERFGGQLVLVTGAGSGIGRATAYAFAEAGARVIAVDRDAEGAARTAGTARLLGAPAAWAETVDVSDERQMEELAERVAAAYGVVDVLVNNAGIGLSGSFFDTTPEDWRKVLDVNLWGVIHGCRLFGGQMAARGQGGHIVNVASAAAYQPSRVLAAYGTSKAAVLMLSECLRAELAGQGIGVSAICPGLVNTNITATARFAGAEAEEELRRQKRAVRLYGLRNYPPEKVADAVLRAVARNEAVVPVTPEARGARVLARVAPGLLRGLARVRPPV, encoded by the coding sequence GTGACGGTGCTCAGGGGCGCGCGGGAGCGCTGGGTGCGGACCGGGGGCGTGGAGCTGTGCGTGGCCGAGCTGGGTGACCCCGGGCGTCCGACGGTCGTCCTGGTGCACGGCTATCCGGACAGCAAGGAGGTCTGGTCGGAGGTCGCGGCCCGCCTCGCCGGCCGCTTCCACGTGGTTCTCTACGACGTGCGCGGCCACGGCCGTTCCACGGCTCCGCGGCCGCTGCGGGGCGGGTTCACGCTGGAGAAGCTGACCGACGACTTCCTCGCCGTCGTCGACGCGGTCAGCCCCGGCCGGCCGGTGCACCTGGTCGGGCACGACTGGGGCTCGGTGCAGTCCTGGGAGTTCGTCACGGTCCGGCGCACCGAGGGGCGCGTCGCCTCCTTCACCTCGATCTCCGGGCCCTCCCTCGACCACTTCGGGCACTGGATCGACAAGCGCCTCAAGCGGCCCACCCCGCGCCGGGTCGGTCAGCTCCTCGGGCAGGGCGCCAAGTCCTGGTACGTCTACCTGCTGCACACGCCCGGCCTGCCCGAACGCGCCTGGCGCGGGCCGCTGGGCAAGGCGTGGCCGCGGCTCCTGGAACGTTTCGAGCGGACACCACGCGGTGCGTATCCGACCGGCTCGCTGCCCGAGGACGCCGCCCACGGGGCGTGGCTGTACCGCGACAACGTCCGCGCGCGGCTGCGGCGGCCCCGCGCGGACGCGTACGCGCACGTGCCCGTGCAGCTCGTCACGCCCCTCGGGGACGTGTTCCTCTCCGAGAAGCTGTACGACGAGCTGGAGCGGTGGGTCCCGCGGCTGACCCGGCGGACGCTGAACGCCCGCCACTGGGTGCCACGGACGCGGCCCGACCAGCTCGCCGCGTGGATCGACGATTTCGTGACCGGCGTGGAGGACGGGCGCACCGCCCCGGTGGCCGGGAGCGGGCGGCACGCCGAGCGGTTCGGCGGGCAGCTCGTGCTGGTCACCGGCGCGGGCAGCGGGATCGGGCGGGCCACGGCGTACGCGTTCGCCGAGGCCGGGGCGCGGGTGATCGCCGTCGACCGGGACGCGGAAGGGGCGGCCCGTACGGCCGGGACGGCGCGGCTGCTGGGGGCGCCGGCGGCGTGGGCGGAGACGGTGGACGTCTCCGACGAGCGGCAGATGGAGGAGCTCGCGGAGCGGGTGGCCGCGGCGTACGGCGTCGTGGACGTGCTCGTGAACAACGCGGGGATCGGGCTGTCCGGCTCGTTCTTCGACACCACCCCGGAGGACTGGAGGAAGGTCCTCGACGTCAACCTGTGGGGGGTCATCCACGGGTGCCGGCTGTTCGGCGGGCAGATGGCCGCGCGGGGGCAGGGCGGCCACATCGTCAACGTCGCCTCGGCGGCGGCGTACCAGCCGTCCCGGGTGCTGGCGGCGTACGGCACCTCCAAGGCGGCGGTGCTGATGCTCAGCGAGTGCCTGCGGGCGGAGCTGGCCGGGCAGGGCATCGGGGTCAGCGCGATCTGCCCCGGGCTGGTGAACACGAACATCACCGCGACGGCGCGGTTCGCGGGGGCGGAGGCCGAGGAGGAACTGCGGCGGCAGAAGCGGGCGGTGCGGCTGTACGGGCTGCGCAACTATCCGCCCGAGAAGGTCGCCGACGCGGTGCTGCGGGCCGTGGCGCGGAACGAGGCGGTGGTGCCGGTGACGCCGGAGGCGCGGGGAGCGCGGGTGCTGGCGCGGGTCGCGCCGGGGCTGTTGCGGGGGCTGGCCCGGGTGCGGCCGCCTGTGTGA
- a CDS encoding ABC transporter ATP-binding protein, translated as MTTLSIDHVSRWFGNVVAVNDITMTIGPGVTGLLGPNGAGKSTLINLMGGFLAPSTGTVTLDGQPVWRNERIYRHIGIVPEREAMYDFLTGREFVLANAELHGLGAKEAQKALATVEMEYAQDRKIATYSKGMRQRVKMASALVHDPSLLLLDEPFNGMDPRQRMHLMDLLRRMGDEGRTVLFSSHILEEVEQLAWHIEVVVAGRHAASGDFRKIRRLMTDRPHRYLVRSSDDRALAAALIADPSTAGIEVDLAEGALRIQAVDFGRFTTLLPRVAREHGIRLLTVSPSDESLESVFSYLVAA; from the coding sequence GTGACCACGCTCAGCATCGACCACGTCTCCCGCTGGTTCGGCAACGTGGTCGCCGTCAACGACATCACCATGACGATCGGCCCCGGCGTCACCGGCCTGCTCGGCCCCAACGGCGCCGGGAAGTCCACCCTGATCAACCTCATGGGCGGCTTCCTCGCCCCCTCCACCGGCACCGTCACCCTCGACGGACAGCCCGTGTGGCGCAACGAGCGGATCTACCGGCACATCGGCATCGTCCCCGAGCGGGAGGCGATGTACGACTTCCTCACCGGCCGCGAGTTCGTCCTCGCCAACGCCGAACTGCACGGCCTGGGCGCCAAGGAGGCCCAGAAGGCGCTGGCCACGGTGGAGATGGAGTACGCGCAGGACCGCAAGATCGCCACCTACTCCAAGGGCATGCGGCAGCGCGTGAAGATGGCGAGCGCCCTCGTCCACGACCCGTCGCTGCTCCTGCTCGACGAGCCCTTCAACGGCATGGACCCGCGCCAGCGGATGCATCTGATGGACCTGCTGCGGCGGATGGGCGACGAGGGCCGCACGGTGCTGTTCTCCTCCCACATCCTCGAAGAGGTCGAGCAGCTGGCCTGGCACATCGAGGTGGTGGTCGCGGGACGGCACGCGGCCAGCGGCGACTTCCGCAAGATCCGCCGGCTGATGACCGACCGCCCGCACCGCTACCTGGTCCGCTCCAGCGACGACCGGGCCCTCGCCGCCGCGCTGATCGCCGACCCGTCGACCGCCGGCATCGAGGTGGACCTCGCCGAGGGCGCGCTGCGCATCCAGGCGGTCGACTTCGGCCGCTTCACCACCCTGCTGCCCAGGGTGGCCCGGGAGCACGGCATCCGCCTGCTGACGGTCTCGCCGTCCGACGAGTCCCTCGAGTCCGTCTTCTCGTATCTGGTCGCGGCGTAG
- a CDS encoding ABC transporter ATP-binding protein: MIATESLSKRFPRVTALDRLSVDVGPGVTGLVGANGAGKSTLIKILLGLSPATEGRAEVLGLDVATEGAAIRERVGYMPEHDCLPPDVSATEFVVHMARMSGLPPAAARERTADTLRHVGLYEERYRPMGGYSTGMKQRVKLAQALVHDPQLVFLDEPTNGLDPVGRDDMLALIRRIHTDFGISVLVTSHLLGELERTCDHVVVIDGGKLLRSSSTTDFTQTTTTLAIEVTDSDEHPDGTRALREALAARGITVEHGGSLPGAGHVLLLTAQGEETYDLVRDTVAGLGLGLVRMEQRRHHISEVFQETGDQRKEAVGHGS; encoded by the coding sequence GTGATCGCGACCGAAAGCCTGAGCAAGCGGTTCCCCCGGGTGACCGCGCTTGACCGGCTCTCCGTGGACGTCGGGCCCGGTGTCACCGGGCTCGTCGGAGCCAACGGTGCCGGCAAGTCCACACTGATCAAGATCCTGCTGGGCCTGTCCCCGGCCACCGAGGGCCGCGCCGAAGTGCTCGGACTCGATGTCGCCACCGAGGGCGCCGCCATCCGCGAGCGCGTCGGGTACATGCCGGAGCACGACTGCCTGCCGCCCGACGTCTCCGCCACCGAGTTCGTCGTGCACATGGCCCGGATGTCCGGCCTCCCGCCCGCCGCCGCCCGCGAACGCACCGCGGACACCCTGCGGCACGTGGGGCTGTACGAGGAGCGGTACCGCCCCATGGGCGGCTACTCCACGGGCATGAAGCAGCGCGTCAAGCTCGCCCAGGCCCTCGTCCACGACCCGCAGCTGGTCTTCCTGGACGAGCCCACCAACGGCCTGGACCCGGTCGGCCGCGACGACATGCTCGCCCTGATCCGCCGCATCCACACCGACTTCGGCATCTCGGTCCTGGTCACCTCCCACCTCCTCGGCGAGCTGGAACGCACCTGTGACCACGTCGTCGTCATCGACGGCGGCAAGCTGCTGCGCTCCAGCTCCACCACCGACTTCACCCAGACCACGACCACCCTCGCGATCGAGGTCACCGACAGCGACGAGCACCCCGACGGCACCCGCGCGCTGCGCGAGGCGCTCGCCGCGCGCGGCATCACCGTCGAGCACGGCGGCAGCCTGCCCGGCGCCGGCCACGTCCTCCTCCTGACCGCCCAGGGCGAGGAGACGTACGACCTGGTCCGCGACACCGTCGCCGGCCTGGGCCTCGGCCTGGTCCGCATGGAGCAGCGCCGCCACCACATCTCGGAGGTCTTCCAGGAGACCGGCGACCAGCGGAAGGAGGCCGTGGGCCATGGCAGTTGA
- a CDS encoding ABC transporter permease subunit produces the protein MYDPTVARLTYRALLGRRRALILGALPLLLIVIAVVVRTLSGADDQTAANVLGGFALATMVPIIGVIAGTGAIGPEIDDGSVVYLLSKPLKRPTIIYTKLIVAIAVTMVFSAVPTLVAGLILNGNGQQIAVAYTVAALVASIAYAALFLLLGTVSRHAVVFGLVYALVWEALFGSLVPGARTLSVQQWSLAVAQKVSGGDLITSDVSLTTAAVLLAAVTVLATWYAGRKLRTLTLAGEE, from the coding sequence ATGTACGACCCCACCGTCGCCCGGCTCACCTACCGGGCCCTGCTCGGCCGCCGCCGGGCCCTCATCCTCGGCGCGCTGCCGCTGCTGCTGATCGTGATCGCCGTCGTGGTGCGCACCCTGTCCGGCGCGGACGACCAGACGGCCGCGAACGTCCTCGGCGGCTTCGCGCTGGCCACCATGGTGCCGATCATCGGCGTCATCGCCGGCACCGGCGCGATCGGCCCGGAGATCGACGACGGCTCCGTGGTGTATCTGCTGTCCAAGCCGCTGAAGCGGCCCACGATCATCTACACCAAGCTGATCGTCGCCATCGCCGTGACCATGGTCTTCTCGGCGGTCCCGACCCTGGTGGCGGGCCTGATCCTCAACGGCAACGGCCAGCAGATCGCCGTCGCCTACACGGTCGCCGCGCTCGTCGCCTCCATCGCCTACGCAGCGCTGTTCCTGCTGCTCGGCACCGTCTCCCGGCACGCCGTGGTGTTCGGCCTGGTCTACGCGCTGGTCTGGGAGGCCCTGTTCGGCTCCCTGGTTCCGGGCGCCCGCACGCTGAGCGTCCAGCAGTGGTCGCTGGCCGTCGCCCAGAAGGTCTCCGGCGGCGACCTCATCACCTCCGACGTGAGCCTGACCACGGCGGCGGTCCTGCTGGCCGCGGTGACCGTCCTCGCCACCTGGTACGCCGGCCGGAAGCTGCGCACGCTGACGCTGGCCGGAGAGGAGTAG
- a CDS encoding response regulator transcription factor — protein sequence MTTISPRGRTELLRPDGSPVRVLVVDDELSITELLSMALRYEGWQIRTAGDGQGAVRTAREFRPDAVVLDMMLPDMDGLSVLGRLRRELPDVPVLFLTAKDAVEDRIAGLTAGGDDYVTKPFSLEEVVARLRGLIRRSGAADRRSESLLVVGDLTLDEDSHEVTRGGDSIHLTATEFELLRFLMRNPRRVLSKAQILDRVWSYDFGGQANVVELYISYLRRKIDAGREPMIHTRRGAGYLIKPAAS from the coding sequence ATGACCACGATCTCGCCCCGGGGGCGCACCGAACTGCTGAGGCCGGACGGGAGCCCCGTCCGGGTGCTCGTGGTGGACGACGAGTTGTCGATCACCGAGCTGCTGTCCATGGCCCTGCGCTACGAGGGATGGCAGATCCGTACCGCGGGCGACGGACAGGGCGCCGTGCGGACCGCGCGGGAGTTCCGGCCGGACGCGGTGGTCCTCGACATGATGCTGCCGGACATGGACGGGCTCAGCGTGCTCGGGCGGCTGCGCCGCGAGCTGCCGGACGTCCCGGTCCTGTTCCTGACCGCCAAGGACGCCGTCGAGGACCGTATCGCCGGACTCACCGCGGGCGGCGACGACTACGTCACCAAGCCCTTCTCGCTGGAAGAGGTCGTCGCCCGGCTGCGCGGGCTGATCCGCCGCTCCGGCGCCGCCGACCGCCGCTCCGAGTCCCTCCTCGTCGTCGGCGATCTCACCCTCGACGAGGACAGCCACGAGGTCACCCGCGGCGGCGACTCCATCCACCTCACCGCCACCGAGTTCGAGCTGCTGCGCTTCCTGATGCGCAACCCGCGGCGGGTGCTCAGCAAGGCGCAGATCCTCGACCGGGTGTGGTCGTACGACTTCGGCGGGCAGGCGAACGTCGTCGAGCTGTACATCTCCTACCTGCGGCGGAAGATCGACGCCGGCCGCGAGCCGATGATCCACACCCGCCGCGGCGCCGGTTATCTGATCAAGCCCGCCGCGTCGTGA
- a CDS encoding HAD family hydrolase produces the protein MSDATGFPYRLIATDLDGTLLRSDESVSRRTRDALAAASAAGAAHIVVTGRAVPWTRHILDDLGYDGLAVCGQGAQVYHAGEHRLLTSVTLDRQLAGVALAKIEAEVGPLYLAASRDGLDGDVLVGPGYEVQGTLPATPFSDAADLWTAPLNKLYIQHPDLGDDELAEIATRAAGGFVTVVVAGEGIVELLPLGLSKATGLSLAARRLGVKAADTIAFGDMPNDIPMFGWAAHGVAMLNAHEELKAVADEVTSSNEEDGIAVVLERLLG, from the coding sequence GTCTCGCGGCGCACCCGTGACGCGCTCGCCGCGGCCTCCGCGGCGGGCGCCGCGCACATCGTCGTCACCGGGCGCGCGGTCCCGTGGACCCGGCACATCCTCGACGACCTGGGCTACGACGGCCTCGCCGTGTGCGGCCAGGGCGCGCAGGTCTACCACGCCGGGGAGCACCGGCTGCTGACCTCGGTGACGCTGGACCGGCAGCTGGCCGGGGTGGCGCTGGCCAAGATCGAGGCGGAGGTCGGCCCGCTGTACCTCGCGGCGAGCCGGGACGGCCTGGACGGCGATGTCCTGGTCGGGCCGGGCTACGAAGTGCAGGGCACCCTGCCCGCCACGCCCTTCTCGGACGCGGCCGACCTGTGGACCGCCCCGCTGAACAAGCTCTACATCCAGCACCCGGACCTCGGGGACGACGAGCTGGCGGAGATCGCCACGCGCGCGGCCGGCGGCTTCGTCACCGTGGTCGTGGCGGGCGAGGGCATCGTGGAGCTGCTGCCGCTCGGCCTGTCCAAGGCCACGGGCCTGTCCCTGGCGGCGCGGCGGCTCGGCGTGAAGGCGGCCGACACGATCGCCTTCGGCGACATGCCCAACGACATCCCGATGTTCGGCTGGGCGGCCCACGGTGTGGCCATGCTCAACGCGCACGAGGAGCTGAAGGCGGTCGCCGACGAGGTGACGTCCTCCAACGAGGAGGACGGCATCGCGGTCGTGCTGGAGCGGTTGCTGGGCTGA